In Vigna unguiculata cultivar IT97K-499-35 chromosome 3, ASM411807v1, whole genome shotgun sequence, a single genomic region encodes these proteins:
- the LOC114177618 gene encoding 2-hydroxyisoflavanone synthase-like, which produces MLLEIAIGLLVLGLFLHLRPTPSAKSKALRHLPNPPSPKPRLPLIGHLHLLKDQLLHHSLIDLSKRYGPLYSLYFGSMPTVVASTPELFKLFLQTHEAASFNTRFQTSAIKRLTYDNSVAMVPFGPYWKFIRKLIMNDLLNATTVNKLRPLRSHEIRKVLRVLAQSAEAQQPLNVTEELLKWTNNTISMLMLGEAEEVRDLARETVKIFGEYSLTDFIWPLKKLKFGKYEKRIDEIFNKFDPVIEKVIKKRQEIVRRRKNGEVVEGEQSGIFLDTLLEFAEDETMEIKITKEQIKGLVVDFFSAGTDSTAVATEWALAELINNPRVLQKAREEVYSVVGKDRLVDEVDTQNLPYIRAIVKETFRMHPPLPVVKRKCVEECEIEGCVIPEGALILFNVWAVGRDPKYWDRPSEFRPERFLENGGEGAVGPIDLRGQHFQLLPFGSGRRMCPGVNLSTSGMATLLASVIQCFDLQVLDPQGHVLKGDDAKVSMEERAGLTVPRKHNLVCLPLAKTTLAAKLLSP; this is translated from the exons ATGTTGCTCGAAATCGCAATTGGGTTGTTGGTGCTGGGTCTGTTTCTGCACCTGCGTCCCACACCGAGCGCAAAATCGAAGGCACTTCGCCACCTTCCCAACCCTCCAAGCCCAAAGCCTCGGCTTCCGTTGATTGGACACCTTCACCTTTTGAAAGACCAACTTCTACACCACTCTCTCATAGATTTATCCAAACGTTATGGCCCTTTGTACTCTCTCTACTTTGGGTCTATGCCCACCGTTGTTGCCTCCACCCCTGAGCTCTTCAAACTCTTCCTTCAAACCCACGAGGCTGCTTCCTTCAACACAAGGTTCCAAACCTCTGCCATTAAGCGCCTCACTTATGATAACTCCGTTGCCATGGTTCCCTTCGGTCCTTACTGGAAGTTCATCAGGAAGCTCATCATGAACGACCTCCTCAACGCCACCACCGTCAACAAGTTGAGGCCATTGAGGAGCCATGAGATCCGCAAGGTTCTCAGAGTTCTCGCCCAAAGTGCAGAGGCCCAACAACCTCTTAACGTCACTGAGGAGCTTCTCAAGTGGACCAACAACACCATCTCCATGCTCATGCTTGGTGAGGCCGAAGAGGTTAGAGATTTGGCTCGCGAGACGGTTAAGATTTTCGGAGAGTACAGTCTCACTGACTTCATCTGGCCCTTGAAGAAGCTCAAGTTTGGAAAGTACGAGAAGAGGATTGATGAGATATTCAACAAGTTCGACCCCGTCATTGAGAAGGTTATCAAGAAGCGCCAAGAGATCGTTAGAAGGAGAAAGAATGGAGAAGTTGTTGAGGGAGAGCAGAGCGGTATCTTCCTCGATACTTTGCTTGAATTCGCTGAGGACGAGACCATGGAGATCAAAATTACCAAGGAGCAGATCAAGGGTCTTGTTGTG GATTTCTTCTCAGCTGGGACAGATTCCACAGCCGTGGCTACTGAGTGGGCTTTGGCAGAACTTATCAACAACCCTAGGGTGTTGCAAAAGGCTCGGGAGGAAGTGTACAGTGTTGTGGGAAAAGATAGACTGGTTGATGAAGTTGATACTCAAAACCTTCCTTACATCAGGGCGATTGTGAAGGAGACATTCCGCATGCACCCACCACTCCCAGTGGTGAAGAGAAAGTGTGTGGAAGAGTGTGAGATTGAGGGGTGTGTTATCCCAGAGGGTGCATTGATACTTTTCAATGTGTGGGCTGTAGGAAGAGACCCTAAGTACTGGGACAGACCATCGGAATTTCGTCCCGAGAGATTCTTAGAAAATGGAGGTGAAGGGGCAGTTGGTCCTATTGATCTAAGGGGACAGCATTTTCAACTTCTCCCATTTGGGTCAGGTAGGAGAATGTGCCCTGGAGTGAATTTGTCTACTTCAGGAATGGCAACTCTTCTTGCATCTGTTATCCAGTGCTTTGACCTTCAAGTGCTTGACCCACAAGGACATGTACTCAAAGGTGATGATGCCAAAGTTAGCATGGAAGAGAGAGCTGGCCTCACTGTTCCAAGAAAACACAACCTCGTTTGTCTTCCACTTGCAAAAACAACCCTCGCTGCCAAACTCCTCTCCCCGTAG